The following coding sequences are from one Methanococcoides orientis window:
- a CDS encoding DUF3427 domain-containing protein encodes MDNFPVSLLDSLKTGFIDQSLTSKKEFLPELLVNDTDNGKKVLQTISRELKNCEEFWFSVAFATKSGVTSLINSFEELEKAEINGKVLVSQYQYFTQPEALRSLSKFKNIDLKIAVNCNFHAKGYLFKKSNRYNLIIGSSNLTANALCSNREWNLKISATCDSKLIADSIKEFKNEFENAVSVDDEFINSYALDYNLKKKIISNSRNSIEDRHNDSITANAMQKEALTNLKDLRSNNKDKALLISATGTGKTYLSAFDVKAYNPKKFLFVVHRRNIAENAMKSFKKIFGKSRSMGIYSGNKRELDADFIFSTIQTLSRDTHLSQFDERHFDYIVIDETHRAGAETYQKILNYFKPEFLLGMTATPERTDGFDIFSQFEHNIAYEIRLHRALEEKMLSTFHYFGVTDVTVDGQVLEEDSAFSLLTAKERVARIIEKAEFYGCDNGCVRGLIFCSSVVESQGLSDAFNERGYKTISLSGKNSEEERIDAINRLESYDPSEKLDYIFTVDIFNEGVDIPKVNQIIMLRPTASAIIFVQQLGRGLRKANDKEYLTVIDFIGNYNNSYLVPIALYGDTTYNKDTLRKLMLSGSSFIPGASTINFDKITHDRIFAAIDKANLHLKKDLVKDYDLLKFKIGTIPMMMDFVEHGSRDPQLYVNYSKSYFNFVSGQEESLQNKLSQKEIKLLELFSNEIANTKRVEEVIILKKLISENILLKEEFKAIIFDKYGISISDETIESCIKNINFDFVTENHNRKLVSVSEIYDLNIVSYANGLISFSDKFIDLLKNETFLRFVNDMLNYSETIYDSNFDKKKYVDGFVLYQKYSRKDVFRILNWDQNPLAQNVGGYLISPQKTNCPIFVNYHKEEHISSTTKYEEGFVNNSEFEWMSKSRRKLDSKDVSTIRNYRDGLRLPLFIKKSNGESNDFYYMGDVTPIDESFEEATLLDDNNKNVSVVKVRYRMNHPVEDSIYEYITAPSS; translated from the coding sequence ATGGATAACTTTCCTGTATCTTTATTAGATAGCTTGAAAACTGGCTTTATTGACCAGTCTTTAACTTCAAAAAAAGAGTTTCTCCCAGAATTACTAGTAAATGATACTGATAATGGGAAAAAAGTACTACAGACCATATCTAGAGAATTAAAAAATTGTGAGGAGTTTTGGTTTTCAGTAGCGTTTGCAACAAAAAGTGGTGTAACTAGTTTAATTAATTCATTTGAAGAACTTGAAAAAGCTGAAATTAATGGGAAAGTATTGGTATCTCAATATCAATATTTCACTCAGCCAGAAGCATTGAGGTCTTTATCAAAGTTTAAAAATATTGACTTAAAGATAGCAGTAAACTGTAATTTCCATGCAAAAGGATACCTATTCAAAAAAAGCAATCGATATAATTTGATTATTGGGAGTAGTAATCTTACAGCTAATGCATTATGCTCAAATAGAGAGTGGAACTTGAAAATTTCAGCTACGTGTGATTCAAAATTGATAGCTGATTCAATTAAAGAATTTAAAAATGAGTTTGAAAATGCTGTATCGGTGGATGATGAATTCATTAATTCTTATGCATTAGATTATAATTTGAAAAAGAAAATCATTTCAAATTCAAGAAACAGCATCGAAGATCGCCACAATGATTCAATAACTGCCAATGCAATGCAAAAAGAAGCATTGACAAACTTGAAAGATTTAAGGTCAAATAATAAAGATAAGGCTTTATTAATTTCTGCGACTGGAACAGGGAAAACATATCTGTCTGCATTTGATGTGAAAGCATATAATCCAAAAAAGTTTTTATTTGTAGTACATCGAAGAAACATTGCAGAAAATGCTATGAAGAGCTTCAAAAAGATTTTTGGAAAATCTCGAAGCATGGGTATTTACTCAGGAAATAAAAGAGAACTTGATGCTGATTTTATATTTTCTACGATCCAAACCCTTTCAAGAGATACACATTTAAGTCAATTCGATGAAAGGCATTTTGATTATATCGTTATAGACGAAACCCATAGAGCAGGGGCAGAAACTTATCAAAAAATCCTCAATTATTTTAAACCAGAATTTCTGTTAGGTATGACTGCTACTCCTGAAAGGACAGATGGTTTTGACATATTTTCTCAATTTGAACACAATATTGCATACGAGATCCGTCTGCATAGAGCTTTAGAAGAAAAAATGTTATCGACTTTTCACTATTTTGGTGTAACTGATGTTACTGTAGATGGTCAAGTTTTAGAAGAAGATTCAGCTTTTTCTTTGTTAACAGCAAAAGAACGTGTGGCTAGGATCATTGAAAAAGCTGAATTTTATGGCTGTGACAATGGCTGTGTGAGAGGACTCATTTTTTGTAGCAGTGTAGTTGAAAGTCAGGGATTGTCTGATGCATTTAATGAAAGGGGATATAAGACAATTTCATTATCTGGCAAAAACAGTGAGGAAGAGAGAATTGATGCAATAAACAGATTGGAAAGTTATGATCCATCTGAAAAATTAGATTACATCTTTACTGTTGATATCTTCAATGAAGGGGTGGATATTCCAAAAGTAAATCAAATCATTATGTTGAGACCCACTGCATCAGCCATCATTTTTGTACAGCAATTAGGAAGGGGATTGCGTAAAGCTAACGATAAAGAATACCTAACTGTGATTGATTTCATCGGTAATTACAATAATAGCTACTTAGTTCCAATTGCGTTATACGGAGACACTACTTACAACAAGGATACGTTGCGTAAACTGATGCTAAGTGGAAGCAGTTTCATTCCGGGTGCTTCAACTATTAATTTTGATAAAATTACGCATGACAGGATTTTTGCAGCAATAGACAAAGCAAATTTACATCTCAAAAAAGACCTTGTAAAAGATTATGACCTCTTGAAATTCAAGATTGGTACAATTCCTATGATGATGGATTTTGTGGAACATGGTTCCCGAGATCCACAATTATATGTAAACTATTCAAAATCCTATTTTAACTTTGTATCAGGTCAAGAAGAATCCTTACAAAATAAACTCTCTCAAAAGGAAATCAAGCTACTAGAGTTATTCTCTAATGAAATTGCAAACACTAAGAGGGTCGAGGAAGTTATTATTCTTAAAAAACTGATTTCTGAAAATATTCTGTTAAAGGAAGAATTTAAAGCAATTATTTTTGATAAATATGGAATCTCAATTTCTGATGAAACAATAGAATCATGTATCAAAAATATCAATTTTGATTTTGTAACTGAAAATCATAATAGAAAACTAGTGAGTGTAAGTGAAATATATGATTTAAATATAGTTTCTTATGCAAATGGACTTATCTCATTTAGTGATAAATTTATAGACTTACTCAAAAATGAGACCTTCTTGCGTTTTGTAAATGATATGCTGAACTATTCAGAAACAATTTATGATAGCAATTTTGACAAAAAAAAATATGTTGATGGTTTCGTATTGTATCAGAAATATTCTAGGAAGGACGTTTTTAGAATTCTGAACTGGGATCAGAATCCTTTAGCACAAAATGTTGGAGGCTATCTAATTAGTCCTCAAAAAACAAATTGTCCAATATTCGTAAACTATCACAAAGAAGAGCATATTTCGAGTACTACAAAATATGAAGAAGGTTTTGTCAATAATTCTGAATTTGAATGGATGTCTAAATCTAGAAGAAAATTGGATAGCAAAGATGTTTCTACCATAAGAAACTACAGAGACGGACTTCGATTGCCTTTATTCATCAAAAAAAGCAATGGTGAAAGCAACGATTTCTACTATATGGGCGATGTGACTCCCATAGATGAAAGCTTCGAAGAGGCTACTTTGCTTGATGATAACAATAAAAATGTTTCAGTTGTAAAAGTAAGATATAGGA
- a CDS encoding (deoxy)nucleoside triphosphate pyrophosphohydrolase yields MKHYEVVAAIIMDDDKVLCVQRDHGKYDYISLKYEFPGGKIEPDETKEQALERELLEELDINIEIEREFLTVNHQYPDFSVTMHSFICSALNSTFNLKEHIAFKWLNTENLSILDWAEADLPIVSKLMKEC; encoded by the coding sequence ATGAAGCACTATGAAGTAGTTGCAGCAATAATCATGGATGATGATAAAGTTCTATGTGTTCAAAGGGATCATGGAAAATACGATTATATTTCTTTAAAATATGAATTCCCAGGTGGAAAAATAGAACCTGATGAAACTAAAGAACAAGCATTGGAACGTGAATTATTAGAGGAACTCGATATAAATATAGAAATTGAGAGGGAGTTTCTTACTGTAAATCATCAGTATCCTGATTTTAGTGTTACTATGCACAGTTTCATTTGCAGTGCCTTAAATTCAACATTTAATCTGAAAGAACACATTGCGTTCAAATGGTTAAATACAGAAAATTTATCAATTTTGGATTGGGCTGAAGCGGATCTTCCAATTGTTTCAAAATTAATGAAGGAATGTTAA
- a CDS encoding PAS domain-containing sensor histidine kinase, protein MDRLSWGEEDLWKLFMVVCYGIVVFSIIIIVALIYVATDLPLSYLLIMVTALCVYLPIFSILGYQSVNHKTKQLSEKLLIKENAVETSINAIGFADLNANLTYVNPAFLRLWGYDDETQILGRPILEFWKRNGRAEKILGTLLSEKRWEGEVTGIKKDGTEFPLLLSANMVLNKDGEPLGIMGSSVDITEFKKAEKAMIDGKFAAEAANKAKTELLRNVSHELRTPLNSIIGFSNVLVDENLTEKQMKCAKIVLKNGKQLLGIFNNVLSISNIELMKMNLEVNPFSVPDVVKEVETSLMPFSASKDINLTFDIDTNLGTIYADKEKIKQTLYHLTENAIKFTPPKGSVSVTAKRSDQFMEISVRDTGIGISSEEQKRLFIPFVQLDGSITRKYGGVGLGLAIAKNFVETHGGEIWVESEVENGSTFGFTIPTKPLNSDF, encoded by the coding sequence ATGGATCGGCTGTCCTGGGGAGAGGAAGATCTTTGGAAACTATTTATGGTTGTCTGTTACGGCATAGTCGTATTTTCAATCATAATTATAGTTGCACTTATTTATGTTGCGACGGACTTGCCTTTATCATATCTCCTGATAATGGTCACAGCGCTTTGTGTTTATTTACCTATTTTTTCAATCCTGGGCTATCAATCAGTGAACCATAAAACAAAGCAGTTGTCAGAGAAACTTTTAATAAAAGAAAATGCTGTCGAAACATCCATCAATGCCATTGGTTTTGCAGATCTCAATGCCAATTTGACTTATGTTAATCCTGCGTTTCTCAGGTTGTGGGGATATGATGATGAAACCCAAATTTTGGGAAGACCCATTTTAGAATTTTGGAAGAGGAATGGACGAGCCGAAAAAATTCTGGGAACGTTGCTTTCTGAAAAAAGGTGGGAAGGGGAAGTGACAGGTATAAAAAAAGATGGTACGGAATTTCCGCTACTCCTTTCGGCAAACATGGTATTGAACAAAGATGGTGAACCCCTGGGTATAATGGGTTCGTCGGTGGACATCACCGAGTTCAAAAAGGCAGAAAAAGCAATGATAGATGGAAAATTCGCCGCTGAAGCTGCCAACAAGGCAAAAACTGAGTTATTAAGGAATGTAAGCCATGAACTCAGAACACCTTTAAATTCAATCATCGGTTTTTCGAATGTGCTGGTTGATGAGAACTTAACTGAAAAACAGATGAAATGTGCTAAAATCGTTTTGAAGAACGGGAAGCAATTATTGGGTATCTTCAACAATGTATTGAGTATTTCCAATATTGAGCTTATGAAAATGAACCTTGAGGTTAATCCATTCAGTGTACCGGATGTTGTTAAGGAAGTTGAAACATCGCTGATGCCTTTCTCTGCATCAAAAGACATTAACCTGACATTTGATATTGATACAAATTTAGGAACTATATATGCAGATAAGGAAAAGATCAAGCAAACTTTATACCACCTTACTGAAAATGCTATAAAGTTCACACCACCAAAAGGCTCTGTGTCAGTAACAGCAAAAAGATCCGACCAGTTCATGGAAATCTCTGTAAGGGATACAGGTATTGGCATTTCTTCAGAAGAACAAAAAAGACTTTTCATACCCTTTGTACAACTTGATGGCTCAATTACGCGGAAATACGGAGGTGTGGGCCTTGGGCTTGCGATTGCTAAAAATTTCGTAGAAACGCATGGAGGCGAGATCTGGGTTGAAAGTGAGGTTGAAAACGGAAGTACATTTGGATTTACTATCCCAACAAAGCCTCTGAATTCGGACTTTTAA
- a CDS encoding PAS domain S-box protein: MLDLTSKVFDLPAGLIMRIHPLEIEVFVASNTINNPYEKGELASLNTGLYCETVLATKKMLLVPDALRDPEWDHNPDIELGMTYYLGFPINWPNGEPFGTICVLDSKNNPKATQYKDCLFTVKKIAEDDLNSLIKQEKNISTLENRAILTEERYRVLFESSSEAFLLIDKKGIVDSNRTALNMFGFSTKEEFIGLHPADISPKKQPDGKDSRIASQDKLSEAFKKGFAKFEWVHRRKNGEEFPAEVWQTCFSLDDEQILQVTVRDITERKQAEEALRKSEGKYRSLFQHNSAVMMIIDPETGNIMDANPSACSYYGYSKKELNQMKISDINMLSKEKVLEEIEDARSEKKKRFIFTHRLSGGEMRNVEVYSCPITINDKKLLYSIVHDVTDRKRAEEALQNSESKLHSFMESATEGFALFDSQMNLMTINETALTIYQDENTKENLIGMNILEIAPHLKETNRYNSYLDVLRTGEPFQIDELASPTFGKKHVSVRAFKTAGGLGFIFTDITERKEAEIALQKSEHKFRTFFNNSNDSTIIYNLDGQILEVNDVACEFTGYNRHEMLCMSKMDLDSAEYALKVMDNIKKLQEIKQSIFESEIICKDGRLVPVELSTRIIEYTGKPAILSTARDLTERKKTEEAMLNAKLAAEAANLTKTEFVSNMSHELRTPLNSIIGFSDVLCNENFGILNEYQKKYASNVLKNGKHLLQLINDILSVSNIEAGEMELHINEFFVSDYIDEVEALMMPIASEKSIELTCNIDIETPIIKADMVKFKQILYNLVNNAIKFTDQGGKVTIGGKVTGDFVHISVTDTGIGISPENQDKLFNPFYQVDSSTTREYGGTGLGLPLVKKFVEMHGGDIWVESELGKGSTFGFSIPIDSKLQ, translated from the coding sequence ATGCTTGACCTAACATCCAAAGTTTTTGATTTACCAGCCGGTCTTATCATGAGAATCCATCCTCTTGAAATAGAGGTTTTTGTTGCCAGTAATACAATAAATAATCCATATGAAAAAGGTGAACTGGCATCATTAAATACCGGCCTGTATTGTGAAACTGTCCTGGCTACTAAAAAAATGCTGTTAGTACCGGATGCGTTAAGAGATCCCGAATGGGATCACAATCCGGACATTGAGTTAGGAATGACATATTATCTTGGTTTTCCAATAAACTGGCCAAACGGTGAGCCTTTTGGTACGATATGTGTGTTGGATTCCAAAAATAATCCAAAGGCAACTCAGTACAAAGACTGCCTTTTTACAGTCAAGAAAATTGCAGAAGATGATCTGAACTCGCTGATTAAACAAGAGAAAAATATCTCCACCCTGGAAAATAGAGCCATCTTGACCGAGGAACGCTATCGTGTATTGTTTGAATCATCTTCCGAAGCCTTTTTATTAATCGACAAAAAAGGAATTGTCGACAGTAATAGAACGGCTCTGAATATGTTCGGATTCTCAACAAAAGAAGAGTTTATCGGACTACATCCAGCGGACATATCACCCAAAAAGCAGCCAGACGGGAAAGACTCGCGTATTGCTTCGCAAGATAAGCTCTCAGAAGCATTCAAGAAAGGGTTTGCCAAATTTGAATGGGTTCACCGCAGAAAAAATGGAGAGGAATTCCCTGCTGAAGTGTGGCAAACATGCTTTTCGTTGGATGATGAGCAAATTCTGCAGGTTACTGTAAGGGATATCACCGAACGTAAACAGGCAGAAGAAGCACTGCGAAAAAGTGAAGGGAAATATCGCTCCCTGTTCCAGCATAACAGCGCTGTGATGATGATAATTGACCCGGAAACCGGAAACATCATGGACGCAAACCCCAGTGCATGCTCATACTATGGCTACAGCAAAAAAGAACTCAACCAAATGAAGATAAGCGATATCAACATGCTCTCAAAAGAAAAGGTCTTAGAAGAGATAGAAGATGCAAGATCTGAAAAGAAAAAACGATTTATCTTCACCCACAGGTTGTCCGGCGGAGAAATGCGCAATGTTGAGGTCTACAGTTGCCCAATAACGATCAATGATAAAAAGCTCCTTTACTCGATCGTTCACGATGTCACTGACCGCAAAAGGGCAGAGGAGGCACTGCAAAACAGCGAATCAAAACTCCACAGTTTTATGGAATCAGCCACCGAAGGCTTTGCATTATTCGATTCACAAATGAATCTGATGACTATTAATGAAACCGCATTAACGATATATCAAGATGAAAACACTAAAGAAAATCTGATAGGAATGAACATTCTGGAAATAGCACCGCATCTGAAGGAAACGAACCGGTACAACAGCTACCTGGATGTTTTGAGAACTGGCGAGCCATTCCAGATAGATGAACTTGCATCCCCCACCTTTGGAAAGAAACACGTCTCGGTCAGGGCTTTCAAAACTGCTGGTGGTCTAGGGTTCATATTCACCGACATAACCGAACGTAAGGAAGCAGAGATCGCCTTGCAGAAATCTGAACATAAATTCAGAACATTTTTTAATAATTCTAATGATTCAACTATAATATACAATTTAGATGGTCAAATCCTGGAAGTTAACGATGTTGCTTGTGAATTTACGGGTTACAACAGGCATGAGATGCTTTGCATGTCGAAGATGGACCTGGATTCTGCTGAATATGCTCTGAAGGTAATGGACAATATTAAGAAATTGCAGGAGATAAAGCAATCCATATTTGAAAGCGAGATCATTTGTAAAGACGGACGCCTTGTCCCTGTAGAATTGAGCACCCGCATTATTGAGTATACTGGCAAACCAGCCATTCTCAGCACTGCCAGGGACCTCACCGAACGTAAGAAAACTGAGGAAGCAATGCTTAATGCCAAACTTGCTGCAGAAGCTGCCAACCTTACCAAGACCGAATTCGTCTCAAACATGAGCCATGAACTGAGAACCCCTCTCAATTCAATCATCGGATTCTCGGATGTACTTTGCAATGAGAACTTTGGTATCCTGAATGAGTATCAGAAAAAATATGCATCTAATGTTCTTAAAAATGGAAAGCATCTTTTACAGCTGATCAACGATATCCTATCCGTATCAAACATTGAAGCCGGGGAGATGGAACTTCATATTAATGAATTCTTTGTATCAGATTATATTGATGAAGTAGAAGCATTGATGATGCCTATTGCATCAGAAAAAAGCATTGAACTGACATGTAACATCGACATTGAAACGCCTATCATAAAAGCAGACATGGTAAAATTTAAGCAGATCCTTTACAACCTTGTGAACAATGCCATTAAGTTCACAGATCAGGGAGGAAAAGTGACAATTGGAGGAAAAGTGACAGGGGATTTTGTGCATATTTCAGTAACGGACACCGGCATTGGCATTTCACCAGAAAATCAGGATAAACTGTTCAACCCTTTCTATCAGGTGGATTCCTCAACTACCAGGGAGTATGGAGGCACCGGTCTTGGCCTTCCCCTTGTCAAGAAATTTGTGGAAATGCATGGTGGCGACATTTGGGTTGAAAGCGAACTCGGGAAAGGAAGTAC